In Pseudomonas sp. LRP2-20, the genomic window CCTGGTGCTGTACTGGATATACGACCGAGTCGTTGGCATCAACAACATGAAACTGGGGTAATCGAGATGAGTCTTCCGAGCTATACAAGCCCACTGGGCAGAGTCTGGTTCTTCAGTGTTCGTGGGTTTGGTGTTTTGGTACTGCTTTTTTTAATCCTGCCAATATTGGTCGTTATGCCGCTGTCGTTCAATGTGGAACCCTACTTCAGCTTTACCAGCGGAATGCTCAGCCTTGACCCTGCGGCCTTTTCAATGCGTTGGTATCACATGCTTCTTGAAGACCCAATGTGGCTATTGTCATTCAAGAACAGCATGGTGATTGCATGCTGTGCCACTGTCATCGCAACAGCGCTGGGAACCTTAGCAGCTCTAGGTCTATGCCGCGCCAATCTACCGTGCAAGGGACTGTTAATGGGTACGCTGATATCACCGATGATTGTCCCAGTGATAATCTCCTCGGCAGGCATGTACTTTTTTTACAGCACAATGGGCATAGGGCAAAACCATATAGGAATCATTCTGGGTCACGCTGTACTAGGCACCCCATTTGTCATTATTACCGTGACAGCGACGCTGGTAGGTTTCGATCATTCATTGACTCGGGCAGCATCGAGTCTGGGGGCTTCTTCAACGTATACGTTTTTCCGTGTAACCTTCCCTATCATTCGCCCAGGGATCATGTCCGGCGCACTCTTCGCGATGGTGACCTCATTTGACGAAGCTGTCTTGGTGCAATTCCTTGGAGGTGTCGAACAACGCACCATACCGCGACAAATGTGGTCAGGCATGCGTGAACAGATAAGCCCGACAATCCTCGCTGCAGCTACCCTACTGATACTCGGCTCAGTGGCGTTGTTGGTTGCGGTTGAGCTTATGCGTCGTCGGTCTCTTCGTTTACGTGGCATCAAAGAGTAACCACTCTTAAGCTCAATGGTATACGAGAAAAACAAGTGCCGTAATTTGAGGCTTTCATAGAGGCAATTAAAATGGCCCTGATGGGCCATTTTTAATGCTTGAGTTGCTTTCTAATCATCCCTCGCTCTCGTCCGCACCTTCGCTGGACAAAAGCCTGAATGACTTCGCCTCATCACATAGCCACTGTGCGAATGCAGCGGCAATCGGGTTAACCATGCTGTGCGCCGAGTAAGTCAGGTAGAACGCCTCTTTGGTTGGAACGCAGCCCCCGAAGGGGGCTACAAGCCGACCCTCATCCAACAAATGCTTGACCAGTGAAGATCTGGCCAAGGCAACACCCTGGCCCAACTCGGCAATCGCCAAGGCCGAAATCAGG contains:
- a CDS encoding ABC transporter permease yields the protein MSLPSYTSPLGRVWFFSVRGFGVLVLLFLILPILVVMPLSFNVEPYFSFTSGMLSLDPAAFSMRWYHMLLEDPMWLLSFKNSMVIACCATVIATALGTLAALGLCRANLPCKGLLMGTLISPMIVPVIISSAGMYFFYSTMGIGQNHIGIILGHAVLGTPFVIITVTATLVGFDHSLTRAASSLGASSTYTFFRVTFPIIRPGIMSGALFAMVTSFDEAVLVQFLGGVEQRTIPRQMWSGMREQISPTILAAATLLILGSVALLVAVELMRRRSLRLRGIKE